The window GAAACATGCAGTAGGCGCTTCAATCCGCAGGCAGCTTCGCGGTCGCGGTCTTGCCCGACCGTCCTCCTGTCGGCTGCTTTTCTCCGCGCGAGTCGCTGGCGCGGACGACAAGGTCTGCTCCCACCAGAATCTTCACCGAGGGCTGCAGCTCGGAAGCATTGATCAGGTCGTCCAGAACGGTCACGGCAAGGTAACCGATCTTGCGCTTTGAAACCTCGATCGTCGTCAACGACGGTTCCATCGTTGCACTCTGCGGCAGATTGTCGAAGCCGATGACGGAGACGTCATCCGGGATGCGGATGCCGAACTCCTTGAGCGCCCGTATGAAGCCGTAGGCGATGATGTCGTTGGTGCAGAAATAGCATTCGGCGAGCTCTATGCCGGATTGCAGGAGCGCGCGCGTATCGGAATAGGCGCCGTCATAGGTCGACTCCAGCGAGATGATGTCTTCCTCACGCGGTTTCAGGCCGAGACGCGCCATGTTCTTGAAGAACGCGTCCCGCCGCAGCCTGAAGTTCGTGGTGTCGACATGGCTCGCCACGAAGCCGATGCGCCTGAAACCCTGCCGCTGGAATCGCGACAGCACCTTGTAGACGGCGTCCTCGTTGTTCATGTCGACGAAGTTGGCGTCGATCACGTCGTAGAACGTATCGATGAAAACCGTCGGCAGGCCCAGGCCTTGTATCAGGCGTATATCGGCCTCGGTGAGTTCGGTCCCCAACGCGATGACGCCACTGATCGGGGCACCGGCCAGCGATTCCGCCACGGAACTGATGGGCTGGCCTTCGAAACTGACGACCTCCAGCGTGTAGTTCCGGCGCGTGGCCTCCGCCGACATGCCGTCGATGTAGTCGGAAATGAAGACGCTGTGATCGCGATTAACCGTATGGCCATGTTTCGCAATCTTCAGGAACCGTAAAGTCTCGCCCGGCTCGGAACTGCTCTTGGTGGCGCGCGGCACGTAGTTGAGATTGGCGACCGCCTCCAGCACGCGCGCTCGCGTGACGCCGGAAATGTCCCCTTTCCCGTTCAGGACGAGGGAAACCGTAGCAGGCGAAACGCCCGCCGCGTCCGCGATATCCCGGATCGTCAGAGTCTTCTTTTCCTTCATGCGTGCCTGTCCGGATCCCCATTTCCATGCTGCGAAGGCGAAGGCGTTTAGTAAACAGATCTCCGGCCTGATTTGGAGGCGTAAGGCAAAAAACGCGCTTCCGCAACCGAAATCCATTGAAAATCAGCTTGCAGAAGGCAATCGGCTTTGATAACCAGTTTAGTAAAGTTTGCTATCGTTTACTAAACATGGGAGGAGACCATGCAAAAGACTGGCGGGCAGCTGGTTATGCTCGTTGCCATCAATTGCGTGCTGCTGGTCCTTGGCGCTGCCATATCGGGCGGCTCGTTCCTTTCGCTGTTCAATCTCCAGTCGATGGCGAGCCAGCTGCCGGAAATCGGCCTTCTGGCCGTTGGCGTCATGCTTGCCATGTGTGCCGGCAATGGCGGCATCGACCTCTCGGGCATTGCGCTTGCGAACCTCTCCGGCGTGCTCTCTGCGGTGATCGTGTCCTCCTTCCTGTCGAGCGCCGACAGCGAGACTGCTTTCAGCCTGGCATTCATTGCAGGCGCGATGGCGACAGGTTTCTTCGGTGGCCTGACCAACGGGCTCCTGATCTCAAAACTCAACATTACGCCGATTCTTTGTACGCTTGGCACGCAGATGGCGTTCATGGGGCTCGCGGTCGTCGTCTCCGGCGGCAAGGCCGTGATGGTGGGCAGTCCTGCGCTCTTATCCAGCATCGGCAACGATATGGTCCTTGAAGTGCCGATCAGCTTCGTGATCTTCGTCGTCGTGGCGGGATTGATCGCGGCCGCCTTGAAGTTCACGCCCTATGGGCTCTGGCTGATGTTGATGGGTACCAACCCGAAGGCGGCACTCTACGCAGGCTTTCCGAAGAATGGCGTGCTGGTGGCCACATATGCAATCAGCGGCACGCTTTCGGGATTGGCGGGCGTCATCATCGCCGCGCGCAACGTCAACGTGAAGTTCGACTACGGCAGCTCGTATCTGCTGATCGCGATCCTGATCGCGGTCATGGCCGGAGTGAAGCCCGAAGGCGGATACGGGCGCGTGATCTGTGTCATCCTCAGCGCCGTGGCGCTGCAGCTGATGTCCAGCCTGCTCAACTTTGGCGGCTTGTCCAACTTCGTGCGTGATTTCGCCTGGGGGCTGTTGCTGCTCACCTTCCTTGCCGTCGGTCGCTACGACCTGACCGGCTTTCTGTTTCCTGGCAATCGCCAGCCCGTTTCTTTGGCGCCGCGCCCTCACGCGCCGAAGCGAGACAACTGAGGGAAGCTTTGTTGTGGAGGAAAACATGAAAGCATTATCGAAGAAGATGCTGGCCGGCACTGCCGTCGCGGCAGCAATGCTTGCCGGTTCCGCAGGCGCCCTCGTGGCGCAGGAAAAGCCGGTCATTGCAACCGTCGTCAAGATCAGCGGCATTCCGTGGTTCGACCGCATGAACACCGGTGTGGACGCCTTCGCCGAGGTCAATCCGGACGTGGACGCGAGCCAGAGCGGCCCGGCCACCGCCGATTCCGCCCAGCAGCTCCAGATCATCCAGGACCTCGTCGCCAAGGGCGTCAATGCGCTTGCCGTCGTTCCGATGGATCCGGCCGTGCTCGAAGGCACCTTCAAGCGGGCGATGGAGCGTGGCATCGTCGTCGTGACGCATGAAGCGGACAACCAGACGAACACCAATGCGGATGTCGAGGCGTTCGACAACGCCGATTATGGCGCTGCGCTGAACGAGCGTCTGGCCGAATGCATGGGCAAAGAGGGCAAGTGGACCACCTTCGTCGGCTCGCTCGGCAGCCGCACCCACATGCAGTGGGTTGGCGCCGGCGAAGAGAACGCCAAGAAATATTCTGGCATGGAACTCGTGGACCCCAACAACGAATCCTTCGACGACGCCAACGGCACCTATGAGAAGGCCAAGGAGATCCTGCGCAAGCACCCGGATATCAAGGGCTTCCAGACCTCCGCCGGCAACGACGTCCTCGGCGTCGGCCGCGCGATCGACGAAGCCGGCCTGACGGGCAAGGTGTGCCTCGTCGGTACGGGTCTTCCGAACCCCTCCGCCGATCTGCTCGAGTCCGGCGCGATCACCGCCATCGGCTTCTGGGATCCGCAAAAGGCCGGCATGGCAATGAATGCGGTTGCCAAGCTCCTCCTCGCGAAGAAAGAGGTCACGAACGGCATGGATCTCGGCGTCGAGGGCTACAACAAGGTGACGGTGAAGAAGGGCGCGGGCGAAGGCCTGCTGATCGTCGGCAACGGCATGGTTCTCGCCGACAAGGCCACCTACAAGGAACACCTTTTCTAATCGCTCCCAAGCCGGCCGGGGACCTCCAAGGTCTCCGGCCGTTCCGCCGCGCCTACGCGGCGTTGGCAATTCACGAAGGATCCGACGTGTTGGCAAGAGCAAGTAGCGAGCAAGGCTTTGGCCGGTTTCTAGAGCTCCGGAACATCCAGAAATGGTTTGGCGGCGTGCACGCCCTGCGCGGCATCGACCTCACCCTTCAGCTTGGTGAGGCCTATCACCTTTTGGGCGAAAACGGCTGCGGCAAGAGCACGGTCATCAAGATCATGTCCGGGGCGCTTGAGCCGAGCGCCGGGGAGATCGTGCTGGACGGCCAGACCTTCACGGCCCTCACTCCGATCCAGTCGCTCGCCGCGGGGATCGAGACCGTATACCAGGATCTCTCACTTCTTCCGAACCTGACGGTCGCGGAAAACGTCGCTCTGAACGAGCAACTCGTCGGCGCCAATGGCCGCCTGGCGCGCCTCTTCGACCGCTCACGCCTCAGGCAGACTGCCGAGAAGGCGCTGGCCACTGTCGGTTTGCCGACGGACCGCACGTTCCTCAACACCACGGTTTCCGATCTTCCGCTTGCAGCGCGCCAGCTCGTGGCGATCGCCCGCGCTATCGCCACCCGTGCCAAGCTTGTCATCATGGACGAGCCCACCACCTCGCTTACTCGCCGCGAGGTCGACAGTTTGATCCGCGTCGTGGAACGGCTGCGTTCGGAGAATGTCGCGGTGCTGTTTGTCACCCACAAGCTCGACGAGTGCTACCGCATCGGCGGCCACGCCATCGTGTTCCGCGACGGGCAATGCGTGGCCCAGGGTCCGATTGAGAATTACAGCAAGAAGCAGCTTGCCGAGCTGATGACGGGACGCGTCATCGATTCCGAGCGCTACAGGATAGGCAAGCCGAGGGCTGCGGAGCTTCTGAACGTCAGCCGGCTGATGGCCGCCGGCGTTGAGGAAGCCAGCTTTGGCGTGCGGCAGGGCGAGATCCTCGGGATCACGGGGCTGGCGGACTCCGGCCGCAACGAGCTTGCCATGGCGATCGCTGGCGTCGAGCCCGCCGGTTCCGGCACGATCACCCTGGAGGGGCGCGACGTGTCCATAAGACGTCCTGCCGACGCGATCGCGAATGGCATCGGCTATGTCCCCGAAGATCGCCTCGCCGAAGGTTTGTTTCTCGACAAGTCCATTTTCGAGAACGAGATCGCGCTGATCATCACGAAACTCAGCAATGCGCTCGGGGTCGTAGACAAGGAAGAAGGCCGCACCATCGCTGCCCGCCTTTCGGAGGAGATGCGCCTCAACACCAAAGACCTCGATCTTCCGGTCGGTGCGCTTTCCGGCGGCAACCAGCAGCGCGTCCTGATCGGCCGCTGGCTCAGCATCGCACCGAAGCTGCTCGTCCTCCATGGCCCGACGGTCGGTGTGGACGTTGGCTCCAAGGATACGATCTATCGCGCCATCCAGTCCCTCGCCGAGGCTGGCATGGGCCTGATCATCGTCAGCGACGACCTGCCGGAGTTGCTCCAGAACGCCGACCGCATCCTCGTCATGAACAACGGACGCGTCGTTGCCGAGTTCGACGCGGAGCAGGCGACCGAGGACCAGCTCTACAGGGCAATGCTGACTTCGAAGATGGAGACCGTTCAATGAGTGCTTCACGGATCGAGGAGCTTCAGGAGAGCGCCCCCCAGACCCGGTCCTTCAGCCTGGGAGACCTGATCCGCAGGCGGCCGGAAACGATCACCTTCATGCTGTTGGTAGCGATTTGCGTCATCGTTACGGCAATCAATCCCGGTTTCCTCCAGCCTTCGACGCTGATCGACATCGGTCGCGCGAGCGTCGTGATGGGTCTGTTCGCCCTCGGCGTCTTTATCATCCTGGCGGCTGGCGGCATCGACGTCTCGTTCACGGCCATCGCGGCCTTCACGATGTATTCGCTGACGGTGCTGGTGCTCAATCACTTCCCCGCCATGCCGATTGCCGGCATTCTGGTCGCCGCCATCCTCGGCGGCACGCTTCTCGGCGTCATCAACGGTCTGTTGGTGCACCATTTGAAGGTGCCGTCGCTGATCGTGACGATCGGCACCCAGTATCTATTCCGCGGCTTCCTGCTCTCCTTCATCGGCACGGTATGGATCATGTCGCTGCCGCCGCAGATGGGTGCGTTCGGCCGCATGCCGCTCTTTCAGTTCGAGGCCGCGAACGGTGCCGTGGTCACGCTCCCCTTCTACTTCCTGATCCTGCCGATTGCCGCCCTGGTGACCTGGTGGATCCTGAACCGCACGCTGATGGGCCGCGCGATTTTTGCCGTCGGCGGGAACGCGAACATCGCCAGCCGCCTGGGCTACAATCTGCGCACGGTCCAGATCTTCCTGTTCGGTTACGCCGGGGCGCTGGCGGGACTTGCTGGCATCATCCACGTCTGTGCCAACAGGCAGGCCAATCCCTTCGATCTGGTCGGGACCGAGATCAACGTCATCGCAGCCGTCGTCCTCGGCGGTGCAAGGATCACCGGCGGCACGGGCACCGTTCTCGGAACCCTTCTCGGCGTACTTCTGATCGTCGTCATCAACAGCGTGCTCGTGATGGTGGGAATTCCCAGCACCTGGCAGCGGCTTGTCGTGGGCATTTTCATCCTGCTCGCCGCCGCCTTCTTCGTCACCCGTCAGCGCAAGAAATAAGCCCCTATCCAGAGAGGAATCCATGAAGAAGTTTCTGAACGACCCGGTCAATTTCGTCGACGAGATGCTGGAAGGCATCTATGGCGCGCACAAGGAACTGACCTATGTCGCCGATGACAAGCGCTGCATGGTGACGGCGAAGCCGAAGGCCGGCAAGGTCGGGATTGCGACCGGCGGCGGCTCCGGCCATCTGCCGCTCTTCCTCGGCTATGTCGGGGATGGCATGCTCGATGGCGCGGCCGTCGGCGGCGTCTTTCAGTCGCCGAGCGCCGAGCAGATGTACCAGGTCACCAAAAAGATCGACCAGGGCGCCGGCGTCCTCTACATCTACGGCAACTACAGCGGCGACATCATCAATTTCGACATGGCGGCCGAGCTTGCCGATCTAGATGGCATCCAGGTGAAGCAGGTGGTCGGCAACGACGACGTGGCTTCTTCCGTAGTGGGCGAGGAGCACAAGCGTCGCGGCGTCGCCGGCATCTTCTTCGTTTACAAGGCAGCCGGCGCGGCTGCGGCCGAGGGCCTGTCTCTCGACGAAGTGACCAGGATTGCCGACAAGGCGCGGTCGCGGACCCGGACTATGGGCGTCGCGCTGTCGAGCTGCGTCGTGCCGGAGATCGGGCACGCCACCTTCTCGATCGGCGAGGATGAAATGGAAATCGGCATGGGCATCCATGGCGAGCCCGGCATCAGCCGCAAGAAGCTGGCACCAGCCGACAAGGTCATCGACGAGATGATGGAGCGCATCTTCGCCGAAACGGACTACAAGCAAGGCGACAATGTCGCCGTGCTCGTCAACGGCCTCGGCGGCACGCCGATGGAAGAGCTTTACATTCTGTTCCGTCGTGTCGCACAGCTTCTCGATCAGCGCGGCGTCAAGGCAAAGCACGTTTGGGTCGGCGAATTCGCGACCTCGATGGAAATGGCTGGAGCCTCGGTTTCGGTGCTGCATCTCGACGAGGAGCTCGACCGGCTCGTTGCGGCACCTGCCAACACCCCGTTCTTCAAGCACTTTGCATCCTGAGGTGAGATGATGGACGCGATAAAGGCTTCCGACCTGATCCGGCTTTTCGAGACCTGGAAGTCGCTTTTTGCCGAACAGCGCGACTTCCTGATCTCGCTCGATGGCAAGGTGGGCGACAGCGACCTCGGCATTACCATGAGCAAGGCATTTGCCGCGGCCGCCGAGGCGGTTGCGGTCGAGGGCGAGGCGGCGGGCATTTCCAAGCTCCTGCGGACGGCAGGGGCGACGATGGCGCGGACTGCGCCGTCGACGATGGGGACGCTGACGGCGACCGGCTTCCTGCGTGCGAGCAAGGCGACCGAAGGCGCCGACGTATTGAGGACCGGCGAAGCGGCCGGGTTCTGGCGGGCGTTCCGCGACGGCGTCGCCGAGCGCGGAAAGGCGAAGTTGGGCGACAAGACCTTGCTCGACGTACTGGATCCGATCGCCGTTGCGCTTGAGACTGCGGCGGGCTCCGGCGAACCGCTCGCCAAGGCGCTCGCGGCGGCAGCGGATGCTTCGGAGCGCGCTCTTGAAGCCACCAAATCGATGCTGGCGCAACATGGCAAGGCAGCCGCCTTCCAGGAGAAAACCATCGGCCTCCAGGATGCAGGCGCCACAGTCGGCTATTTTCTCATCAAGACCATGGCCGAGTTCGCCGCATCCGACAGGTGACCGGTCGCCCCGCGCCCGCAAGGGCGCGGCGGCGGGAACCTCTCAGTGGCGATCCGAATTGGCTACTGCACAAGGTAGGTTTCGATCGTGCCAATGCCCCGCAGATCCAGGGCGCAGCGCGGTTCGAGCGTCCACTGGCCATGGAGTGAGCGCCTGGTCGCCTCGGAGATCTGGATGCCATCGGCAACTCCCTGCGACTCGAGGCGGCTGGCAATGTTCACGGTTTCTCCCCAGACGTCGTAGACAAAACGAAGCCGACCGATCAGGCCGGCGACAACCGGTCCCGAATGGATTCCGATCCGGACCCGAAAGCGGTCGCGCTCGGGAGCCATGTCCCTCAATGTTTCAAGCATGGACTTCGCAAGGGCCACGAGCCTGTCGGCGTGATCGGCCGCGGGTTCCGGAATCCCGCAAGCGGCCATGTAGGCATCGCCGATGGTCTTGATCTTCTCCACGCCGTGCTGTTCCGTCAGGACGTCGAAGCGGCTGAACATCCCGTCCAGTCTGCTGACGAGATCGGACGGTGGCAGCCTTGTCGCGATGGCGGAGAAGCCGACGATATCTGCAAAGAGAATGGAAACCTCTTCGAAGCGGTCGGCGATGATCTCTTCGCCCTCCTGCAATCGGGTAACGATCTGGTCGGGCAGGATCGCGTGAATGAGCGTATCGGCTCGCCGTTTCTCCGTTTCTATCTGCTGAAGATAGCGGTGCTCGCGGTCGAGCCAGCGCTTCTTCTCGAGCGTCGAGTTGATGCGTGCGCGCAGCAGGACCGGATTGAACGGCTTCGTCAGATAG of the Sinorhizobium chiapasense genome contains:
- a CDS encoding sugar ABC transporter ATP-binding protein → MARASSEQGFGRFLELRNIQKWFGGVHALRGIDLTLQLGEAYHLLGENGCGKSTVIKIMSGALEPSAGEIVLDGQTFTALTPIQSLAAGIETVYQDLSLLPNLTVAENVALNEQLVGANGRLARLFDRSRLRQTAEKALATVGLPTDRTFLNTTVSDLPLAARQLVAIARAIATRAKLVIMDEPTTSLTRREVDSLIRVVERLRSENVAVLFVTHKLDECYRIGGHAIVFRDGQCVAQGPIENYSKKQLAELMTGRVIDSERYRIGKPRAAELLNVSRLMAAGVEEASFGVRQGEILGITGLADSGRNELAMAIAGVEPAGSGTITLEGRDVSIRRPADAIANGIGYVPEDRLAEGLFLDKSIFENEIALIITKLSNALGVVDKEEGRTIAARLSEEMRLNTKDLDLPVGALSGGNQQRVLIGRWLSIAPKLLVLHGPTVGVDVGSKDTIYRAIQSLAEAGMGLIIVSDDLPELLQNADRILVMNNGRVVAEFDAEQATEDQLYRAMLTSKMETVQ
- a CDS encoding ABC transporter permease; the protein is MLLVAICVIVTAINPGFLQPSTLIDIGRASVVMGLFALGVFIILAAGGIDVSFTAIAAFTMYSLTVLVLNHFPAMPIAGILVAAILGGTLLGVINGLLVHHLKVPSLIVTIGTQYLFRGFLLSFIGTVWIMSLPPQMGAFGRMPLFQFEAANGAVVTLPFYFLILPIAALVTWWILNRTLMGRAIFAVGGNANIASRLGYNLRTVQIFLFGYAGALAGLAGIIHVCANRQANPFDLVGTEINVIAAVVLGGARITGGTGTVLGTLLGVLLIVVINSVLVMVGIPSTWQRLVVGIFILLAAAFFVTRQRKK
- a CDS encoding substrate-binding domain-containing protein, giving the protein MKALSKKMLAGTAVAAAMLAGSAGALVAQEKPVIATVVKISGIPWFDRMNTGVDAFAEVNPDVDASQSGPATADSAQQLQIIQDLVAKGVNALAVVPMDPAVLEGTFKRAMERGIVVVTHEADNQTNTNADVEAFDNADYGAALNERLAECMGKEGKWTTFVGSLGSRTHMQWVGAGEENAKKYSGMELVDPNNESFDDANGTYEKAKEILRKHPDIKGFQTSAGNDVLGVGRAIDEAGLTGKVCLVGTGLPNPSADLLESGAITAIGFWDPQKAGMAMNAVAKLLLAKKEVTNGMDLGVEGYNKVTVKKGAGEGLLIVGNGMVLADKATYKEHLF
- a CDS encoding ABC transporter permease yields the protein MQKTGGQLVMLVAINCVLLVLGAAISGGSFLSLFNLQSMASQLPEIGLLAVGVMLAMCAGNGGIDLSGIALANLSGVLSAVIVSSFLSSADSETAFSLAFIAGAMATGFFGGLTNGLLISKLNITPILCTLGTQMAFMGLAVVVSGGKAVMVGSPALLSSIGNDMVLEVPISFVIFVVVAGLIAAALKFTPYGLWLMLMGTNPKAALYAGFPKNGVLVATYAISGTLSGLAGVIIAARNVNVKFDYGSSYLLIAILIAVMAGVKPEGGYGRVICVILSAVALQLMSSLLNFGGLSNFVRDFAWGLLLLTFLAVGRYDLTGFLFPGNRQPVSLAPRPHAPKRDN
- a CDS encoding dihydroxyacetone kinase subunit DhaK, translated to MKKFLNDPVNFVDEMLEGIYGAHKELTYVADDKRCMVTAKPKAGKVGIATGGGSGHLPLFLGYVGDGMLDGAAVGGVFQSPSAEQMYQVTKKIDQGAGVLYIYGNYSGDIINFDMAAELADLDGIQVKQVVGNDDVASSVVGEEHKRRGVAGIFFVYKAAGAAAAEGLSLDEVTRIADKARSRTRTMGVALSSCVVPEIGHATFSIGEDEMEIGMGIHGEPGISRKKLAPADKVIDEMMERIFAETDYKQGDNVAVLVNGLGGTPMEELYILFRRVAQLLDQRGVKAKHVWVGEFATSMEMAGASVSVLHLDEELDRLVAAPANTPFFKHFAS
- a CDS encoding dihydroxyacetone kinase family protein, whose translation is MDAIKASDLIRLFETWKSLFAEQRDFLISLDGKVGDSDLGITMSKAFAAAAEAVAVEGEAAGISKLLRTAGATMARTAPSTMGTLTATGFLRASKATEGADVLRTGEAAGFWRAFRDGVAERGKAKLGDKTLLDVLDPIAVALETAAGSGEPLAKALAAAADASERALEATKSMLAQHGKAAAFQEKTIGLQDAGATVGYFLIKTMAEFAASDR
- a CDS encoding LacI family DNA-binding transcriptional regulator, with protein sequence MKEKKTLTIRDIADAAGVSPATVSLVLNGKGDISGVTRARVLEAVANLNYVPRATKSSSEPGETLRFLKIAKHGHTVNRDHSVFISDYIDGMSAEATRRNYTLEVVSFEGQPISSVAESLAGAPISGVIALGTELTEADIRLIQGLGLPTVFIDTFYDVIDANFVDMNNEDAVYKVLSRFQRQGFRRIGFVASHVDTTNFRLRRDAFFKNMARLGLKPREEDIISLESTYDGAYSDTRALLQSGIELAECYFCTNDIIAYGFIRALKEFGIRIPDDVSVIGFDNLPQSATMEPSLTTIEVSKRKIGYLAVTVLDDLINASELQPSVKILVGADLVVRASDSRGEKQPTGGRSGKTATAKLPAD